One segment of Streptomyces sp. TG1A-8 DNA contains the following:
- a CDS encoding MurR/RpiR family transcriptional regulator, which yields MSRQEPPRIPSRPVEDTSPAGTLARIRAALPSLAPSERRVADAVLADPAQAAELSISALGRRADTSVATVMRFCRAIGVATYPQLRLALAVAAAREHALGGERPAPGTDISATDTLDEIVSKIIYNEVRALEDSGAGLDVEVLGRAVDAVAGARRIDIFGIGASAFVAQDLHQKLHRIGHMAFVWTDRHAALTATALLGPGDVALAVSHSGETEDTVEPLRAAAERGATAIALTNAPRSALARSADLVLTTCARETPFRSGATVSRIAQLALIDCLFVGVAQRSYDATAAALEKTYGAVQRRGRPQPQRRSPAGD from the coding sequence ATGTCCCGCCAGGAACCGCCCCGCATACCGTCCCGGCCGGTGGAGGACACCTCCCCCGCCGGGACCTTGGCGCGCATACGCGCGGCACTGCCGTCCCTGGCGCCCTCAGAGCGGCGGGTCGCCGACGCCGTCCTGGCCGACCCGGCGCAGGCGGCGGAGCTGTCCATCAGCGCGCTCGGCCGGCGCGCCGACACCTCGGTGGCCACGGTGATGCGCTTCTGCCGCGCCATAGGGGTCGCCACCTACCCGCAGCTGCGCCTGGCGCTGGCCGTCGCCGCGGCCCGCGAGCACGCCCTTGGCGGTGAGCGTCCGGCGCCGGGCACCGACATCAGCGCCACGGACACCCTCGACGAGATCGTCAGCAAGATCATCTACAACGAGGTGCGCGCCCTGGAGGACTCCGGGGCCGGGCTGGACGTGGAGGTGCTGGGCCGCGCGGTCGACGCCGTGGCGGGGGCCCGGCGGATCGACATCTTCGGCATCGGCGCCAGCGCCTTCGTCGCCCAGGACCTGCACCAGAAACTGCACCGCATCGGCCACATGGCGTTCGTCTGGACCGACCGGCACGCCGCCCTCACCGCCACCGCCCTCCTCGGGCCCGGTGACGTCGCCCTGGCCGTCTCCCACTCCGGGGAGACGGAGGACACCGTCGAGCCCCTCCGGGCCGCCGCCGAGCGGGGCGCCACGGCCATCGCCCTGACCAACGCGCCGCGCTCCGCCCTCGCACGCAGCGCGGACCTGGTGCTGACGACCTGCGCCCGGGAGACTCCCTTCCGCTCCGGCGCGACGGTCAGCCGCATCGCCCAACTGGCCCTGATCGACTGCCTGTTCGTGGGCGTCGCCCAGCGTTCCTACGACGCCACGGCCGCGGCGCTGGAGAAGACCTACGGGGCCGTCCAGCGCCGCGGACGCCCGCAGCCGCAGCGCCGCTCTCCGGCCGGCGACTGA
- a CDS encoding YcaO-like family protein produces the protein MTIVHTGVPTALPAGVPASLDRIHWFPPAGDAPATACGTSLRTRTLEETEALARSSFTRCGITRIADVTELDDLGIPVFNSFRPTAAPGLNTVTSGKGMTAAAARVSAMMEAIERTWCEQRAGEPPLRASYAELCDAGVPALDPRRLILKRGHTWTENASIGWWPVRELVSNAEVLIPALAVFVPFPNECGMFRSNTIGLAVGNSPQEALLHGLLETIEHDCTAFGETLKSGWNIQLSSLPDAAGELVGRFHRIGVDVQVFAYANDIGVPTFFATTDDTQAGDGMLFNGGAGCHLDPVVAVTRALTEAAQSRLAVIAGAREDFTGQAYRRHSSYEALQEMYRIWSSGRPTADFDVIESSSTGTTDGDLDVVLAGLQRAGLPLVFATELAPDDLPFSVTKVIVPGLEVYHNDRARLGTRLHREMVRAGLAKPLS, from the coding sequence ATGACGATCGTTCATACGGGTGTTCCCACGGCTCTTCCTGCGGGTGTTCCCGCGAGCCTCGACCGGATCCACTGGTTCCCGCCCGCAGGGGACGCGCCCGCCACCGCCTGCGGCACCTCCCTGCGGACGCGCACGCTGGAGGAGACGGAGGCGCTGGCCCGGAGCAGCTTCACCCGGTGCGGAATAACCCGGATCGCCGACGTCACCGAGCTCGACGACCTCGGCATCCCGGTCTTCAACAGCTTCCGTCCCACCGCGGCACCGGGGCTCAACACGGTGACCAGCGGAAAGGGCATGACCGCGGCCGCGGCCCGGGTGTCGGCCATGATGGAGGCGATCGAACGGACCTGGTGCGAGCAGCGGGCGGGTGAGCCCCCGCTCCGGGCTTCGTACGCCGAGCTGTGCGACGCGGGTGTCCCGGCCCTCGATCCGCGGCGCCTGATCCTCAAGCGCGGCCACACCTGGACCGAGAACGCGTCCATCGGCTGGTGGCCCGTGCGGGAACTGGTCTCGAACGCCGAGGTCCTCATTCCCGCTCTCGCGGTTTTCGTCCCCTTCCCGAACGAGTGCGGGATGTTCCGCTCGAACACCATCGGCCTCGCCGTGGGCAACAGTCCCCAGGAAGCTCTGCTGCACGGACTGCTCGAGACCATCGAGCACGACTGCACGGCATTCGGCGAGACCCTCAAGAGCGGCTGGAACATCCAGCTGTCCTCGCTGCCGGACGCCGCCGGGGAACTGGTCGGGCGATTCCACCGGATAGGGGTCGACGTCCAGGTCTTCGCCTATGCCAATGACATCGGAGTGCCGACGTTCTTCGCGACGACCGACGACACCCAGGCCGGCGACGGCATGCTCTTCAACGGCGGTGCGGGCTGTCATCTCGATCCGGTCGTCGCGGTGACCCGCGCGCTGACGGAGGCGGCCCAGTCGAGACTCGCGGTCATCGCGGGCGCACGGGAGGACTTCACGGGACAGGCCTATCGCCGGCACTCGTCCTACGAAGCCCTGCAGGAGATGTACAGGATCTGGAGCAGCGGGCGGCCCACAGCGGATTTTGACGTGATCGAGAGCTCGAGCACCGGCACGACGGACGGCGACCTCGACGTGGTCCTGGCCGGACTGCAACGCGCCGGGCTCCCGCTGGTCTTCGCGACGGAACTGGCGCCCGACGACCTTCCCTTCTCGGTGACCAAGGTGATCGTTCCCGGACTCGAGGTCTACCACAACGATCGCGCGAGACTGGGCACACGCCTGCACCGCGAGATGGTGCGGGCCGGCCTTGCGAAGCCCCTGTCATGA
- a CDS encoding TfuA-like protein, with the protein MLDGEFGQSLAVSVTEVRALLFAGQPLSGASSMGALRAVECRTIGMTGSGWVYAQYLNGSIESDGDVALLYDPEDFTPVTIPLVNVRWLLGEKAKEGEISAEEASSALGIAKSLNFRNRRHSVLLKQWKRGLPRRTAAALEAHFAADRLDHWDRKRLDALEAVQAALS; encoded by the coding sequence ATGCTGGACGGGGAATTCGGCCAGAGCCTCGCGGTGAGCGTCACCGAGGTGCGGGCCCTGCTGTTCGCGGGGCAACCGCTGTCCGGCGCGTCCTCGATGGGCGCCTTGCGGGCCGTGGAGTGCCGGACGATCGGGATGACCGGCAGCGGCTGGGTCTACGCGCAGTACCTGAACGGCTCGATCGAGTCCGACGGCGATGTGGCGCTCCTCTACGACCCGGAGGACTTCACCCCCGTCACCATTCCCCTGGTGAACGTCCGCTGGCTGCTGGGGGAGAAGGCCAAGGAGGGAGAGATCTCCGCCGAGGAGGCGAGCAGTGCGCTGGGGATCGCGAAGTCCCTGAACTTCCGGAACAGACGGCATTCCGTTCTGTTGAAGCAGTGGAAACGGGGGCTTCCCCGGCGCACCGCGGCGGCCCTGGAAGCGCATTTCGCCGCTGACCGTCTCGACCACTGGGACCGCAAGAGGCTCGACGCCCTCGAAGCCGTCCAAGCGGCGTTGTCCTGA
- a CDS encoding IS110 family transposase — translation MDDIDDVGVFLGLDVGKSAHHGHGLTPAGKKVFDKQLPNSEPKLRAVFDKLAAKFGTVLVIVDQPASIGALPLTVARDAGCKVAYLPGLSMRRIADLYPGEAKTDAKDAAVIADAARTMPHTLRSLQLTDEITAELTVLVGFDQDLAAEATRTSNRIRGLLTQFHPSLERVLGPRLDHQAVTWLLERYGSPTALRKAGRHRLVEVIRPKAPRMAARLIDEVFDALDEQTVVVPGTGTLDIVIPSLARSLAAVHEQRRALEAQIGQLLEAHPLSPVLTSIPGVAVRTAATLLVTVGDGSSFPTAAHLASYAGLAPTTKSSGTSIHGEHAPRGGNRQLKRAMFLSAFAALHDPASRTYYDRCRARGKTHTQALLRLARHRTSVLFAMLRDGTFYEPRTPRLA, via the coding sequence TTGGACGACATCGACGACGTGGGCGTCTTCCTTGGCTTGGACGTCGGCAAGAGCGCCCATCACGGGCACGGTCTCACCCCGGCCGGCAAGAAAGTCTTCGACAAGCAGCTGCCCAACAGCGAGCCGAAGCTGCGGGCTGTCTTCGACAAGCTGGCCGCGAAGTTCGGCACCGTGCTGGTCATCGTGGACCAGCCCGCTTCCATCGGAGCCCTGCCCTTGACCGTCGCCCGGGACGCCGGCTGCAAGGTCGCCTACCTGCCCGGACTCTCGATGCGGCGGATCGCCGATCTCTACCCGGGCGAGGCGAAGACCGACGCGAAGGACGCCGCGGTGATCGCGGACGCCGCACGGACCATGCCGCACACCCTGCGCTCGCTCCAGTTGACCGACGAGATCACCGCCGAGCTGACCGTGCTGGTCGGCTTCGACCAGGACCTCGCCGCCGAGGCAACCCGCACCTCCAACCGGATACGCGGCCTGCTCACCCAGTTCCACCCCAGCCTGGAACGCGTCCTTGGCCCACGCCTGGACCACCAGGCCGTGACCTGGCTGCTGGAACGCTATGGATCCCCCACCGCGCTGCGAAAGGCCGGTCGCCACAGGCTCGTTGAGGTGATCCGGCCCAAGGCCCCGCGCATGGCCGCCCGGCTGATCGACGAGGTCTTCGACGCGCTCGACGAGCAGACCGTCGTGGTCCCGGGCACCGGCACCCTCGACATCGTGATCCCGTCCCTGGCCCGTTCCCTCGCGGCCGTCCACGAACAGCGACGAGCCCTGGAAGCGCAGATCGGACAGCTGCTGGAGGCTCACCCTCTTTCCCCGGTCCTGACCTCGATTCCCGGGGTCGCGGTCAGGACCGCCGCCACGCTGCTGGTCACCGTCGGCGACGGGTCCAGCTTCCCCACCGCCGCTCACCTGGCTTCCTACGCCGGCCTCGCCCCGACGACCAAGTCGTCCGGGACCTCGATCCACGGCGAACACGCACCCAGAGGCGGCAACCGGCAACTCAAACGCGCGATGTTCCTGTCCGCGTTCGCCGCCCTGCACGATCCCGCCTCCCGCACCTACTACGACCGATGCCGGGCCCGCGGAAAGACCCACACCCAGGCGCTTCTCCGACTGGCCCGCCACCGCACCAGCGTGCTGTTCGCCATGCTCCGCGACGGCACCTTCTACGAACCCAGAACCCCACGCCTCGCTTGA
- a CDS encoding phytanoyl-CoA dioxygenase family protein has product MTNSVTEDQIAAYRRDGFVRIPNIIDKDDASRYAKAALAARDRISDLPADPTFTRVAQVWQQDDTLRELTLSPVLAAAATALAGIPLRLYHDHLLIKEPHNGAATEFHQDQPYWPHLGSRHSLSAWVALVDVPAARGCMTFIPGSHRLDGLRRQDVHDADNLMRVAPQLLWEPRVTVPLRAGDCTFHHAFTAHSAAPNRTDDPRIAHVVVYMDADTRYDPRKRPAGQPLTEVGGVPEGIPFPDDDFPRLP; this is encoded by the coding sequence ATGACCAACTCCGTGACTGAAGATCAGATCGCCGCTTACCGACGCGACGGGTTCGTCCGAATCCCCAACATCATCGACAAGGACGACGCCTCCCGCTACGCCAAAGCGGCACTGGCGGCCCGGGACCGTATCAGCGACCTTCCTGCCGATCCGACCTTCACCCGCGTGGCGCAGGTCTGGCAGCAGGACGACACCCTCCGCGAACTCACCCTCAGCCCCGTCCTGGCCGCCGCGGCCACCGCCCTGGCAGGCATCCCGCTGCGGCTGTACCACGACCATCTGCTGATCAAGGAACCGCACAACGGCGCCGCCACCGAGTTCCACCAGGACCAGCCCTACTGGCCGCACCTCGGTTCCCGGCACTCCCTGTCCGCCTGGGTCGCCCTCGTCGATGTACCCGCGGCGCGCGGCTGCATGACCTTCATTCCCGGCTCACACCGCCTCGACGGCCTGCGCCGCCAGGACGTGCACGACGCCGACAACCTGATGCGGGTCGCTCCGCAACTGCTCTGGGAACCCCGCGTCACCGTCCCCCTCAGGGCCGGCGACTGCACCTTCCACCACGCGTTCACCGCCCACAGCGCCGCCCCGAACCGCACCGATGACCCACGCATCGCCCACGTGGTCGTCTACATGGACGCCGACACCCGCTACGACCCTCGCAAGCGCCCCGCCGGCCAGCCCCTCACCGAGGTGGGCGGCGTCCCCGAGGGCATCCCCTTCCCGGACGACGACTTCCCGAGGCTCCCGTGA
- a CDS encoding MFS transporter translates to MIVSFVRNNYASLNGPARTLGALHFLDSVGGGIFTSGSAVYFIVVTDLPAAQVGLGFSLAGFSGFVSSVLMGMAADRIGARRLLFLSMLAIAGAYCLYPAVGSLPAFFAVVGLVGALEWGSGPLFHTLIMELVPEDDRVSARAALRSVFNVGFSVGALVAAALIGVGGSVMQALPLGNALSFLLAAGLVLRLPATPVPPPGTERVSRFRALKDTSFLSVIGASSLLALHSAVLMVGIPLWLVTSDKLPRSVIPVVFVLNTILVVLFQVKCARGSETLDGSVGAARRAGLISVAGCLVLVIGNITTAWAAGLFALAAVLLFTFAELWQSSSAFGLGFGLAPESAKGEYLGAFHLHMVVQATVGPAVVSFLVIRHGSSGWLTMCLIFLSGAAAIGPAVRWARRSKLTAASA, encoded by the coding sequence TTGATCGTTTCTTTCGTACGCAACAACTATGCCTCGCTGAACGGCCCGGCCAGGACGCTCGGCGCGCTGCACTTCCTCGACAGCGTGGGCGGCGGTATCTTCACCTCCGGCTCGGCTGTCTATTTCATCGTGGTCACCGACCTTCCTGCCGCCCAGGTCGGTCTCGGGTTCTCACTCGCGGGCTTCTCCGGGTTCGTGTCCAGCGTGCTCATGGGTATGGCCGCCGATCGGATCGGTGCTCGGCGTCTGCTGTTCCTCAGCATGCTGGCGATCGCAGGGGCCTACTGCCTTTACCCCGCAGTCGGTTCGTTGCCGGCGTTCTTCGCGGTGGTGGGCCTGGTCGGAGCGCTCGAGTGGGGCAGTGGCCCGTTGTTCCACACCTTGATCATGGAACTGGTACCGGAAGACGACCGGGTGAGTGCACGCGCGGCCCTGCGTTCGGTATTCAACGTCGGTTTCTCGGTCGGTGCCCTGGTGGCTGCTGCCCTCATCGGAGTGGGGGGCTCCGTCATGCAGGCGCTGCCTCTGGGCAACGCCCTCTCCTTCCTGCTGGCGGCAGGACTCGTGCTGCGGTTGCCCGCCACCCCTGTCCCGCCGCCCGGGACGGAACGCGTGTCCCGGTTCCGGGCGCTGAAGGACACGTCCTTCCTCAGCGTGATCGGCGCATCGAGCCTGCTGGCTCTGCACAGCGCGGTCCTCATGGTCGGAATTCCGCTGTGGCTCGTGACCAGTGACAAGCTTCCCCGCAGTGTCATTCCTGTCGTCTTCGTGCTGAACACCATCCTGGTCGTACTTTTCCAGGTGAAGTGCGCCAGGGGATCCGAGACCCTGGACGGCTCCGTCGGGGCGGCACGCAGGGCGGGGCTGATCAGCGTGGCAGGATGCCTCGTCCTGGTGATCGGCAACATCACCACGGCATGGGCCGCAGGCCTCTTCGCGCTGGCAGCGGTTCTCCTCTTCACGTTCGCCGAGCTGTGGCAGTCGTCCAGCGCGTTCGGCCTCGGGTTCGGGCTCGCCCCCGAGTCGGCGAAAGGGGAGTACCTGGGAGCATTCCATCTCCACATGGTCGTTCAGGCCACCGTCGGACCGGCCGTGGTCTCGTTCCTCGTGATCCGCCACGGCTCTTCGGGGTGGCTCACCATGTGCCTGATCTTCCTTTCCGGCGCAGCCGCGATCGGACCCGCCGTGCGGTGGGCCCGCAGGAGCAAGCTGACAGCGGCGTCCGCTTGA
- a CDS encoding lamin tail domain-containing protein, with protein MTTVVTSGAFPSTDPSLSQADGLGTADIRWGSSGSQSGYQFRGAAADVQLDGTEFVVGTFVHRNMPTNVSPSQFDVKLTVNVMFEDGSTTGLDFSFHHHETPNSTGSSPADDDLVDLETFVHPQPVTVAGKQYKAVLSGFKRNGQVVRQFRSPEGGINFAEVVCMFTADEPDVIISDLRYLGTGQGQPDEYVEIFNKGGAPQDLTGWVVECKTTGHAFTFPPGTVIQPGQRYRVHTNETHREFGGFSFGSSQEVWRDQGGIARLRHDDFVVDQYPYLDKGFNRTGTP; from the coding sequence ATGACCACCGTCGTCACCTCCGGTGCCTTCCCGTCCACCGACCCGTCCCTCTCCCAGGCCGACGGGCTGGGCACCGCGGACATCAGGTGGGGCAGCAGCGGTTCCCAGAGCGGCTACCAGTTCCGCGGCGCGGCCGCCGACGTCCAGCTCGACGGGACCGAGTTCGTCGTCGGCACCTTCGTGCACCGCAACATGCCCACCAACGTCAGCCCGAGCCAGTTCGACGTCAAGCTCACCGTCAACGTCATGTTCGAGGACGGCAGCACGACCGGCCTCGACTTCAGCTTCCATCACCACGAGACGCCCAACAGCACCGGCAGCAGTCCCGCGGACGACGATCTGGTCGACCTGGAGACCTTCGTCCACCCCCAGCCCGTCACGGTCGCCGGCAAGCAGTACAAGGCGGTCCTGAGCGGGTTCAAGCGCAACGGCCAGGTCGTCCGGCAGTTCCGCAGCCCCGAGGGCGGGATCAACTTCGCCGAGGTCGTCTGCATGTTCACCGCCGACGAGCCCGACGTGATCATCTCCGACCTGCGCTACCTGGGCACCGGCCAGGGCCAGCCCGACGAGTACGTCGAGATCTTCAACAAGGGCGGCGCGCCCCAGGACCTGACCGGCTGGGTCGTGGAGTGCAAGACCACCGGACACGCCTTCACCTTCCCCCCGGGGACGGTCATCCAGCCCGGCCAGCGCTACCGGGTCCACACCAACGAGACCCACCGGGAGTTCGGCGGATTCTCCTTCGGCTCCTCCCAGGAGGTCTGGCGGGACCAGGGCGGCATCGCCCGCCTGCGTCACGACGACTTCGTCGTGGACCAGTACCCCTACCTCGACAAGGGCTTCAACAGGACCGGCACGCCGTAG
- a CDS encoding BadF/BadG/BcrA/BcrD ATPase family protein yields MTAAVAVDLGKTGCRAVLWNDGAGPAHDVHEVPGAPGLATGNGAAAARAAVRAAVLPLLAREPSLRPAALCVGAAGAAAAPEAARALAGLLLGDLPVDEVAVTSDAVTAHAGALGGRTGVVLAIGTGAVAVGIGDDRSCARVDGWGPWLGDEGGGAWIGAAGLRAALRAHDGRGPDTALLAAAAERFGDLDRLPSAVGRDGNPARTAASFAPDVARAAAAGDAAASAIVRDAATALGEAVLAAARRIGGDALPVTVTGGLTKLGEPLLGPLRSLLTGSPRPLHLRPPLGDPLDGARLLALDASAPHEAHVVRVRRTTPLHTVPAPPATPPAAV; encoded by the coding sequence ATGACAGCAGCAGTGGCGGTGGACCTGGGCAAGACCGGCTGCCGCGCCGTCCTGTGGAACGACGGCGCCGGTCCCGCCCACGACGTCCACGAAGTGCCCGGAGCGCCCGGGCTCGCCACCGGCAACGGAGCGGCGGCGGCCCGCGCCGCCGTGCGCGCCGCCGTCCTCCCCCTCCTCGCACGCGAGCCCTCGCTCCGACCGGCGGCGCTCTGCGTGGGCGCCGCGGGGGCCGCCGCAGCGCCGGAGGCCGCACGCGCCCTGGCCGGTCTGCTCCTGGGGGACCTGCCCGTGGACGAGGTGGCCGTCACCAGCGACGCGGTCACCGCCCATGCGGGCGCCCTCGGCGGCCGGACCGGCGTGGTGCTCGCGATCGGCACCGGCGCCGTCGCCGTCGGCATCGGGGACGACCGGTCCTGCGCCCGCGTCGACGGCTGGGGCCCCTGGCTCGGCGACGAGGGCGGGGGCGCCTGGATCGGTGCCGCCGGGCTGCGCGCCGCACTGCGCGCCCACGACGGACGCGGACCGGACACCGCGCTGCTGGCCGCCGCCGCCGAGCGCTTCGGCGACCTCGACCGGCTGCCCTCGGCCGTCGGCCGGGACGGCAACCCGGCCCGCACCGCCGCGTCCTTCGCCCCGGACGTGGCGCGCGCGGCCGCCGCGGGTGACGCCGCCGCCTCCGCGATCGTCCGGGACGCCGCCACCGCGCTCGGCGAGGCCGTCCTGGCCGCCGCCCGCCGCATCGGCGGCGACGCCCTCCCGGTCACCGTCACCGGCGGGCTCACCAAACTGGGCGAACCGCTCCTCGGCCCGCTGCGGTCGCTGCTCACCGGCTCCCCGCGCCCCCTGCACCTGCGGCCCCCGCTCGGGGATCCGCTGGACGGCGCACGCCTGCTGGCGCTGGACGCGTCGGCACCGCACGAAGCCCATGTCGTCCGCGTACGGCGGACGACGCCCCTGCACACCGTCCCCGCCCCGCCG
- a CDS encoding prolyl oligopeptidase family serine peptidase, protein MSEPTTEGAAGTALYELIRAQQRLKTAHRLGSRLLVESDIERENRPDLVPFVLGYSSDGDGRPTLRHAHAGASSVTVLGDDDYLFLSDRRPRAGGSVSGRSLWRHREGQEPAALLGTARDVVGYAAAGRTAVAAAWVHAEADSFASDRVRREKLAREGLTAVTVEGDLWPRSSHQFGTEVLKLVRLSLDDDPAEPELLQLPLDRRTRLSGQVALTPDGRRCAAGLVRFLPGGHRRYGLLLFSPATPDEARQVWADDDLSDTVPSPDGAWFACTAERIAVPGRAPRQEAALVSSDGLEVRKVGQEHRDWLQPRCWQDPKNLLCTGEEDGQRHLWRIAIDTGAVTRIDTGGSTLSVTARAGEALVVCSSIASPPSVVALALPTPEATRTEIFAPAAAATPRGRMERLTYKAPDGVGWSSWLCLPEDVSGELPVLVWCHGGPMLSWTDWSWRWNPWPFVADGYAVLMPDPPLSVGYGQDAIERGWGKWTSEVAAVAAEQVRDALLDPRLDAERVAVMGASFGGFLSLALGTLLPEPRLIVSHCGWADFPAVARACDLHWHWLREYGPVDSSPSYRSESLSLEAVPPRTKVLLSHGCEDTHVPVGESRAMYRTLETQGVDVELMLVPHEGHSILRPANAAAWHRWVAQACRETLGDRSARKDFSVR, encoded by the coding sequence GTGAGCGAGCCCACCACCGAAGGCGCCGCCGGGACCGCTCTGTACGAACTCATCAGAGCACAGCAGCGGCTCAAGACGGCACACAGACTCGGCAGCCGTCTTCTCGTCGAATCCGACATCGAGCGGGAGAACCGTCCCGACCTCGTTCCCTTCGTGCTGGGCTACTCCTCGGACGGCGACGGCCGGCCGACCCTGCGGCACGCCCACGCGGGTGCCTCGTCGGTGACCGTTCTCGGTGACGACGACTACCTCTTCCTCTCGGACCGGCGACCGCGAGCGGGAGGTTCCGTGAGCGGCCGGTCGCTCTGGCGGCACCGCGAGGGGCAGGAACCGGCGGCGCTGCTCGGCACCGCTCGCGACGTGGTGGGCTACGCCGCCGCCGGGCGGACGGCCGTCGCGGCCGCCTGGGTGCACGCCGAGGCGGACTCCTTCGCGTCGGATCGAGTCCGCCGGGAGAAGCTGGCCCGGGAGGGCCTGACCGCGGTGACCGTCGAGGGCGACCTCTGGCCGCGCTCCAGCCACCAGTTCGGCACCGAGGTGCTCAAGCTGGTCAGACTGTCCCTGGACGACGACCCGGCCGAGCCGGAACTGCTGCAACTGCCCCTCGACCGGCGTACCCGGCTGTCCGGGCAGGTCGCCCTGACCCCCGACGGCCGCCGCTGCGCCGCGGGGTTGGTCCGCTTCCTTCCCGGCGGCCACCGTCGTTACGGGTTGCTCCTCTTCTCCCCGGCCACGCCGGACGAGGCCCGGCAGGTATGGGCCGACGACGACCTGAGCGACACGGTTCCCTCCCCTGACGGCGCCTGGTTCGCCTGTACCGCGGAACGGATCGCGGTCCCCGGGAGGGCGCCCCGCCAGGAAGCGGCCCTGGTGTCGAGCGACGGACTCGAAGTCCGCAAGGTCGGCCAGGAACACCGCGACTGGCTGCAGCCCCGCTGCTGGCAGGACCCGAAGAACCTCCTCTGCACGGGAGAGGAGGACGGGCAGCGCCACCTCTGGCGGATCGCCATCGACACGGGCGCCGTCACACGGATCGACACCGGCGGCTCGACGCTCTCCGTGACGGCCCGTGCGGGCGAGGCCCTGGTCGTCTGCTCCTCCATCGCGTCGCCCCCCTCGGTCGTGGCGCTCGCGCTTCCCACGCCGGAAGCCACCCGGACGGAGATCTTCGCCCCGGCCGCCGCGGCCACCCCCCGGGGAAGGATGGAGCGCCTCACCTACAAGGCACCCGACGGAGTCGGCTGGAGCAGCTGGCTCTGCCTGCCCGAGGACGTCAGCGGGGAACTGCCCGTCCTGGTCTGGTGCCACGGCGGACCGATGCTCAGCTGGACCGACTGGTCCTGGCGGTGGAACCCCTGGCCGTTCGTCGCCGACGGGTACGCGGTGCTGATGCCCGACCCTCCCCTGTCGGTCGGGTACGGCCAGGACGCCATCGAGCGCGGGTGGGGGAAATGGACCTCCGAGGTGGCCGCCGTGGCCGCCGAGCAGGTCAGGGACGCGCTGCTCGATCCGCGTCTCGACGCCGAGCGGGTGGCGGTGATGGGAGCGAGCTTCGGCGGCTTCCTGTCGCTGGCACTGGGGACCCTCCTGCCCGAACCGCGCCTGATCGTCAGCCACTGCGGCTGGGCCGACTTCCCCGCGGTGGCCCGGGCGTGCGACCTGCACTGGCACTGGCTGCGCGAGTACGGCCCGGTGGACTCGTCGCCGTCCTACCGCTCGGAGAGCCTCTCGCTCGAGGCCGTCCCGCCGCGGACGAAGGTGCTCCTGTCCCACGGGTGCGAGGACACCCACGTGCCGGTCGGCGAATCACGGGCCATGTACCGGACGCTGGAAACCCAGGGTGTGGACGTCGAGCTCATGCTCGTCCCGCACGAGGGGCACAGCATCCTCAGACCCGCGAATGCCGCCGCCTGGCACCGGTGGGTCGCCCAAGCATGTCGCGAGACGCTCGGCGACCGGTCAGCCAGAAAGGACTTCAGCGTCAGATGA
- a CDS encoding cupin domain-containing protein, which translates to MTINASSPAEETTRAPEHLADLVGDAESFLSEVWGVRTATFSCGRAKALLSTADVWRELDCGSLVAPYFGVLREGTTPTVSGITETRIVQTKPRPGYAKPAAVRQLVASGHVFVLNQLEDWNGRVGALVDSLRAQCRAQAGAAAYFCAAGSGGVPAHADGAHTLTVQLEGRMRWSVGEGEHVSETVAEAGDILYVPAGQVRQGAPCGADALHLVISLQQPTARDLAELALATFLKGPAAAGIAGTHHFLSLEEKVAWLRTELRAHLAGHDRGALAEQAVLLRQREGRA; encoded by the coding sequence ATGACGATCAACGCTTCTTCACCGGCGGAAGAGACCACCCGGGCGCCCGAGCACCTCGCCGACCTCGTCGGCGACGCCGAGTCGTTCCTCAGCGAGGTGTGGGGGGTCCGTACGGCCACGTTCAGCTGTGGGCGGGCGAAGGCGCTGCTCTCCACGGCGGACGTCTGGCGCGAGCTGGACTGCGGCTCGCTGGTCGCTCCCTACTTCGGCGTCCTCCGGGAGGGCACCACCCCCACGGTCTCGGGCATCACCGAGACCCGGATCGTCCAGACGAAGCCCAGGCCGGGGTACGCGAAACCGGCCGCGGTGCGACAACTGGTCGCCTCCGGCCACGTCTTCGTGCTGAACCAGCTGGAGGACTGGAACGGCAGGGTCGGCGCACTGGTCGACTCGCTCCGTGCCCAGTGCCGTGCCCAGGCCGGCGCTGCCGCGTACTTCTGCGCCGCCGGATCCGGCGGGGTGCCCGCCCACGCCGACGGCGCCCACACCCTCACCGTTCAGCTGGAAGGCCGGATGCGCTGGTCCGTGGGTGAGGGCGAGCACGTGTCCGAGACCGTTGCCGAAGCCGGCGACATCCTCTACGTCCCCGCCGGACAGGTGCGGCAAGGAGCCCCGTGCGGCGCCGACGCGCTCCACCTGGTGATCTCCCTCCAGCAGCCCACGGCCCGGGACCTCGCCGAGCTGGCCCTGGCGACGTTCCTCAAGGGCCCCGCCGCGGCAGGGATCGCGGGAACGCATCACTTCCTGTCCTTGGAGGAGAAGGTCGCCTGGCTCCGGACCGAGCTGCGCGCGCATCTGGCCGGCCACGACCGCGGAGCGCTGGCGGAACAGGCCGTGCTGCTCCGGCAACGCGAAGGCAGGGCTTAG